A genomic window from Salvia miltiorrhiza cultivar Shanhuang (shh) chromosome 5, IMPLAD_Smil_shh, whole genome shotgun sequence includes:
- the LOC130985611 gene encoding putative PAP-specific phosphatase, mitochondrial isoform X2, with the protein MDVLIHSAASRFSLRLHRRASLRQCALSVRSQLSLPFAEQKAKYYRHLQAAVDVVERACHLCVDVQKSLFSSDGNIIEKIDQTPVTVADFGVQALVSLEMSKLFPSIPLVAEEDSGFVRENNLAGAVFAEVTEKSSISDKELSEDDVLKAIDRGGKDAYVFGPEPTTYWILDPIDGTRGFVKGSEALYVVGLALVVEGKIVLGVMGCPNWQERDSDISNTDGAEENVSRSGIIMISHVGCGTWSTRLWDWPNSNIKMACKWISLCKYLMVASGRASTFIMRARTKRIIKVWDHAVGVICIHEAGGKVTDWKGNALDFAADEKERRVLFPCGGILVTNDGLHKRILEIISAS; encoded by the exons ATGGATGTTCTCATCCACTCCGCGGCCTCTCGATTCTCATTGCGTCTACACCGCCGCGCATCTCTCCGCCAATGTGCCCTCTCCGTGAG GTCGCAGTTGAGCCTTCCTTTCGCGGAGCAGAAAGCAAAGTACTATAGGCATCTCCAAGCGGCTGTTGATGTGGTTGAGCGCGCCTGCCATCTCTGCGTTGAC GTGCAAAAGTCATTGTTTTCGAGTGATGGAAATATCATTGAGAAAATCGACCAGACACCGGTCACTGTTGCGGATTTTGGAGTTCAAGCTCTTGTTAGCCTCG AGATGAGCAAACTATTTCCTTCAATCCCACTGGTAGCTGAGGAGGACTCAGGGTTCGTGCGTGAAAATAATCTAGCCGGTGCTGTTTTTGCCGAGGTTACAGAAAAGTCATCCATCAGTGATAAAGAATTGAGTGAAGATGATGTTTTAAAGGCAATTGATAGAGGGGGAAAAGATGCTTATGTGTTTGGACCTGAGCCAACTACTTATTGG ATATTGGATCCTATTGATGGGACGCGAGGATTTGTTAAAGGTAGTGAGGCTCTCTATGTG GTAGGTTTGGCTTTAGTAGTTGAAGGGAAGATTGTTTTAGGTGTTATGGGATGCCCAAACTGGCAGGAAAGGGATTCTGATATATCGAACACTGATggagctgaggaaaatgtttcCAGATCAGGGATTATTATGATATCTCATGTTGGTTGTGGAACATGGAGTACAAGACTATGGGATTGGCCGAATAGCAATATCAAAATGGCTTGTAAGTGGATCAG TCTCTGTAAGTATCTGATGGTGGCATCTGGAAGGGCATCGACTTTCATAATGCGTGCAAGGACCAAGAGAATTATAAAG GTCTGGGATCATGCTGTGGGAGTCATATGCATTCATGAAGCGGGGGGAAAG GTAACTGACTGGAAGGGAAATGCACTTGACTTTGCTGCTGATGAAAAAGAACGAAGAGTTTTATTCCCTTGCGGTGGTATTTTGGTGACAAATGACGGTTTACATAAACGGATACTGGAGATTATATCAGCCAGCTGA
- the LOC130985611 gene encoding putative PAP-specific phosphatase, mitochondrial isoform X1, with the protein MDVLIHSAASRFSLRLHRRASLRQCALSVRSQLSLPFAEQKAKYYRHLQAAVDVVERACHLCVDVQKSLFSSDGNIIEKIDQTPVTVADFGVQALVSLEMSKLFPSIPLVAEEDSGFVRENNLAGAVFAEVTEKSSISDKELSEDDVLKAIDRGGKDAYVFGPEPTTYWILDPIDGTRGFVKGSEALYVVGLALVVEGKIVLGVMGCPNWQERDSDISNTDGAEENVSRSGIIMISHVGCGTWSTRLWDWPNSNIKMACKWIRCVVDGFHQVHEARFCIPESQTWESLPLSAQFSATTFANNVGEKQILLLPACCGSLCKYLMVASGRASTFIMRARTKRIIKVWDHAVGVICIHEAGGKVTDWKGNALDFAADEKERRVLFPCGGILVTNDGLHKRILEIISAS; encoded by the exons ATGGATGTTCTCATCCACTCCGCGGCCTCTCGATTCTCATTGCGTCTACACCGCCGCGCATCTCTCCGCCAATGTGCCCTCTCCGTGAG GTCGCAGTTGAGCCTTCCTTTCGCGGAGCAGAAAGCAAAGTACTATAGGCATCTCCAAGCGGCTGTTGATGTGGTTGAGCGCGCCTGCCATCTCTGCGTTGAC GTGCAAAAGTCATTGTTTTCGAGTGATGGAAATATCATTGAGAAAATCGACCAGACACCGGTCACTGTTGCGGATTTTGGAGTTCAAGCTCTTGTTAGCCTCG AGATGAGCAAACTATTTCCTTCAATCCCACTGGTAGCTGAGGAGGACTCAGGGTTCGTGCGTGAAAATAATCTAGCCGGTGCTGTTTTTGCCGAGGTTACAGAAAAGTCATCCATCAGTGATAAAGAATTGAGTGAAGATGATGTTTTAAAGGCAATTGATAGAGGGGGAAAAGATGCTTATGTGTTTGGACCTGAGCCAACTACTTATTGG ATATTGGATCCTATTGATGGGACGCGAGGATTTGTTAAAGGTAGTGAGGCTCTCTATGTG GTAGGTTTGGCTTTAGTAGTTGAAGGGAAGATTGTTTTAGGTGTTATGGGATGCCCAAACTGGCAGGAAAGGGATTCTGATATATCGAACACTGATggagctgaggaaaatgtttcCAGATCAGGGATTATTATGATATCTCATGTTGGTTGTGGAACATGGAGTACAAGACTATGGGATTGGCCGAATAGCAATATCAAAATGGCTTGTAAGTGGATCAGGTGTGTAGTTGATGGGTTTCACCAGGTCCATGAAGCACGATTTTGTATTCCAGAGAGTCAAACATGGGAGTCTTTACCTTTGTCTGCTCAGTTTAGTGCAACAACTTTTGCTAACAATGTTGGCGAGAAACagattcttcttcttcctgcATGCTGTGGAAG TCTCTGTAAGTATCTGATGGTGGCATCTGGAAGGGCATCGACTTTCATAATGCGTGCAAGGACCAAGAGAATTATAAAG GTCTGGGATCATGCTGTGGGAGTCATATGCATTCATGAAGCGGGGGGAAAG GTAACTGACTGGAAGGGAAATGCACTTGACTTTGCTGCTGATGAAAAAGAACGAAGAGTTTTATTCCCTTGCGGTGGTATTTTGGTGACAAATGACGGTTTACATAAACGGATACTGGAGATTATATCAGCCAGCTGA
- the LOC130985612 gene encoding transcription factor MYB74-like, giving the protein MLGTYTPPLSYYFSYSLAMGRAPCCDKNGLKKGPWTPEEDQKLMDYIQKNGYGNWRTLPKNAGLQRCGKSCRLRWTNYLRPDIKRGRFSFEEEETIIQLHSILGNKWSAIAGRLPGRTDNEIKNYWNTHIRKRLLRMGIDPVTHSPRLDLLDLLNSSLYAQQQQPSNIIHFSRLLGMQPFINPELIRLASSFISSDRPNHASFQNQPITNCNNQVSPSPTTLANHNQDDQFLQYDAQNPAGFGDWHQNDGSVFDYADQLPNYGYYGSDQSVVDPAPSSETSTFQSNSSNNNFSFQSVLSNISTPSSSPTPLHSGSTYNMTAAAGSTEDERESYCSDMLKFELPAEILDVADFI; this is encoded by the exons ATGTTAGGGACCTACACACCTCCTCTCTCCTACTATTTTTCCTACTCACTCGCAATGGGAAGAGCTCCTTGCTGTGACAAAAATGGCCTCAAAAAGGGGCCTTGGACTCCAGAAGAAGATCAGAAACTCATGGATTACATTCAGAAAAACGGTTACGGCAACTGGAGAACTCTTCCAAAGAATGCTG GTCTGCAAAGATGCGGGAAGAGTTGCCGACTGCGGTGGACCAACTACCTCCGGCCCGATATCAAGAGAGGAAGATTCTCCTTCGAGGAAGAAGAAACGATCATCCAACTGCACAGCATCCTCGGCAACAA ATGGTCCGCGATAGCTGGGCGACTTCCCGGCAGAACCGACAACGAGATCAAGAACTACTGGAACACTCACATTCGAAAGCGGCTGCTCCGAATGGGAATCGACCCCGTCACTCACAGCCCCCGCCTCGACCTCCTCGACCTCCTTAACTCCTCCCTCTACGCCCAACAACAACAACCCTCCAACATCATCCACTTCTCCAGATTACTAGGAATGCAGCCTTTCATCAATCCCGAATTAATAAGGTTGGCGTCTTCCTTCATCTCCTCCGACCGTCCAAACCACGCCTCCTTTCAAAACCAACCAATCACAAATTGCAACAATCAAGTTTCTCCATCTCCGACCACACTCGCTAATCACAATCAAGATGATCAGTTCCTTCAATACGACGCCCAGAATCCGGCCGGATTTGGGGACTGGCACCAAAATGACGGCTCGGTTTTTGATTATGCTGATCAGCTCCCCAACTATGGGTATTACGGTTCGGATCAGTCGGTGGTGGATCCGGCGCCGTCGTCGGAGACTTCGACCTTTCAGTCTAACAGTAGCAACAACAACTTCAGCTTCCAATCCGTTTTGTCCAACATCTCCACGCCCTCGTCGAGCCCCACGCCGTTGCATTCCGGTTCCACTTACAATATGACCGCCGCCGCCGGCAGCACCGAAGATGAGAGGGAGAGTTACTGCAGCGATATGTTGAAGTTTGAGCTTCCGGCGGAGATCTTGGATGTCGCCGATTTCATCTGA